The Doryrhamphus excisus isolate RoL2022-K1 chromosome 1, RoL_Dexc_1.0, whole genome shotgun sequence genome includes a window with the following:
- the dctpp1 gene encoding glutamyl-tRNA(Gln) amidotransferase subunit B, mitochondrial, producing the protein MMATNGKGLNDGAESHAARNGTTAADGAKLPTKEAGGPSEHFTFSREPTVEDIRRMQAEFTDERDWNQFHQPRNLLLAMVGEVGEVAELFQWKGEVTEGLPDWSEAEREQLAHELSDVFIYLVELAEKCRVDLPQAVLRKMVLNRLKYPASKVHGSAKKYTEYQD; encoded by the coding sequence ATGATGGCTACAAACGGAAAGGGCCTGAACGACGGCGCTGAGTCTCACGCAGCTAGGAATGGAACCACCGCAGCGGATGGTGCCAAGCTCCCGACGAAAGAAGCCGGCGGGCCGTCGGAGCACTTCACCTTCAGCCGGGAGCCCACCGTGGAGGACATCCGACGCATGCAAGCGGAGTTCACCGACGAGCGCGACTGGAACCAGTTCCACCAGCCCCGCAACCTGCTCCTAGCCATGGTCGGCGAGGTAGGCGAAGTGGCGGAGCTCTTTCAGTGGAAGGGCGAGGTGACCGAAGGCCTGCCCGACTGGAGCGAGGCCGAGCGGGAGCAGCTCGCCCATGAACTCAGCGACGTGTTCATCTACCTGGTGGAGCTCGCCGAAAAGTGCCGGGTGGATCTTCCCCAGGCCGTGCTGCGAAAAATGGTCCTGAACAGACTCAAGTACCCGGCTAGCAAGGTGCACGGCTCGGCCAAGAAGTACACGGAATATCAAGACTGA
- the gatb gene encoding glutamyl-tRNA(Gln) amidotransferase subunit B, mitochondrial has translation MAPSTTTVASRVCYKMIKRTLLLYPNTSFIARRLSIQASKNDHHLQSRAKSVPVQLEAVVGLEIHAQIHSNTKLFSSSEVHFLSPPNSLVSFFDGSLPGTLPVLNRRCVEAAVMTGLALNCSINRKSLFDRKHYFYADLPAGYQITQQRRPIAVGGVLTYSLMGGKKRNQVVRKHVRVKQIQLEQDSGKSLHDDVHGQTLIDLNRAGVALMELVMEPDMKCGEEAAAAVRELQLILQALGTCQANMSEGQLRVDANVSVHRPGQPLGVRTEVKNINSLRFLAKAIDYEIQRQVDVLQRGGCVQNQTRAYDSKSGTTVPLRDKEGLQDYRFMPEPNLPPLTVYEDDASVPPGADQAVVVQNLRAGLPELPSVRRDRLVQSYGILPEHSWTLLNEDGLVEYLESVLKTTSREPRKVIGWVTNELLALLKQQDLNVSQSPISPSALAQLLELLEAGNISSWVAKQVFQDMWRSSGQRTAAQIIQDQDLGLVSDVAQLHNICQKVVDTHPSEVHAIRSGNQKVLNKLMGLVQRETKGRADPVVVREILQEKISSLEDPSAG, from the exons ATGGCTCCCTCCACTACGACAGTAGCAAGTAGAGTTTgctataaaatgataaaacgaACATTGTTATTGTATCCAAATACATCGTTCATAGCCAGGAGATTAAGTATACAAGCTTCCAAAAACGACCACCATCTACAAAGTAGGGCGAAAAG TGTTCCTGTGCAGCTGGAAGCAGTGGTGGGCCTGGAGATCCACGCCCAGATTCACTCCAACACCAAGTTGTTCTCCAGCTCAgaagtccacttcctgtctcctccAAACTCCCTGGTGTCATTCTTTGATGGTTCCTTGCCCGGCACGTTGCCT GTCCTGAACAGACGATGTGTGGAGGCAGCGGTGATGACGGGGCTGGCCCTCAACTGCAGCATAAACAGGAAGTCCCTTTTTGACAGGAAGCACTATTTCTACGCCGATCTCCCG GCAGGATACCAGATCACGCAGCAGCGGCGGCCCATTGCGGTGGGTGGGGTGCTGACCTACAGCCTCATGGGCGGCAAGAAGAGGAACCAGGTGGTGAGGAAACACGTCCGCGTCAAGCAGATCCAGCTGGAGCAGGACAGCGGCAAGAGTCTCCATGACGACGTCCACGGCCAGACGCTCATCGACCTCAACAGAGCTG GTGTGGCGCTGATGGAGCTGGTGATGGAGCCTGACATGAAGTGCGGCGAGGAGGCGGCAGCGGCCGTCAGGGAGCTTCAGCTCATCCTGCAAGCCCTCGGAACCTGTCAGGCCAACATGTCAG AGGGCCAGCTGAGGGTGGACGCCAACGTGTCGGTGCACAGACCGGGCCAGCCCCTCGGTGTGAGGACGGAAGTGAAGAACATCAACAGCCTTCGATTCCTGGCCAAAGCCATCG ACTATGAGATTCAGAGACAAGTGGACGTCCTGCAGAGAGGGGGCTGCGTGCAGAACCAGACCCGAGCCTACGACTCCAAATCCGG GACCACTGTGCCCCTAAGGGACAAGGAGGGGCTGCAGGACTACAG GTTCATGCCAGAGCCCAACCTGCCCCCTCTGACGGTGTACGAGGATGACGCCTCAGTGCCCCCCGGCGCCGACCAGGCGGTGGTGGTGCAGAATTTAAGGGCGGGGCTGCCGGAGCTTCCCAGCGTGAGGAGAGACAGGCTGGTCCAAAGCTACGGCATCCTGCCCGAGCACAGCTGGACTCTGCTG AACGAGGATGGCCTGGTGGAGTACTTAGAGTCCGTGTTGAAGACCACCAGCAGGGAGCCCAGgaaggtgattggctgggtgACCAACGAGCTGCTGGCCCTCCTCAAACAACAAGACTTGAACGTGAGCCAGAG CCCGATCTCCCCGTCCGCCCTGGCCCAGCTGCTGGAGCTCCTGGAAGCAGGGAACATCTCGTCTTGGGTTGCCAAGCAG GTCTTCCAGGACATGTGGAGGTCATCTGGACAGAGGACGGCCGCACAGATCATCCAGGACCAGGACCTGGGCCTTGTTAGCGATGTCGCACAGCTGCACAACATCTGCCAGAAGGTTGTGGACACCCACCCCAGTGAG GTCCACGCCATCAGGTCTGGGAACCAGAAGGTCCTGAACAAGCTGATGGGACTGGTTCAAAGGGAGACCAAAGGCCGAGCAGATCCGGTTGTGGTGCGGGAGATTCTCCAGGAGAAGATCTCATCGCTGGAGGACCCCTCAGCAGGCTAG